The Geothermobacter ehrlichii genome has a segment encoding these proteins:
- a CDS encoding PaaI family thioesterase has protein sequence MDKRELLNSLVDDGFLAYMGFRLVEWDIDYAVMEFTVGPQHLNRHQIIHGGVLTSIIDSVAGFAGLYGPGGQLRKGVTLSVTTSFTGKASSGTIRAVGRKKTAGKTTFVSTVEVIAEDGKRIALGQATYLYLKD, from the coding sequence ATGGATAAAAGAGAACTTCTTAACTCATTAGTAGATGATGGCTTTCTAGCTTATATGGGATTTAGGTTAGTGGAATGGGACATTGACTACGCGGTAATGGAATTTACTGTTGGACCACAACATCTGAACAGACACCAAATAATACATGGCGGAGTGCTAACTTCTATCATTGATTCAGTAGCTGGATTTGCAGGGTTATATGGGCCAGGTGGGCAACTTCGTAAAGGAGTTACACTCTCTGTGACCACGAGTTTTACAGGTAAGGCATCGTCGGGTACAATCAGAGCAGTTGGCCGAAAAAAAACAGCAGGGAAAACAACTTTCGTGTCAACTGTAGAAGTAATCGCTGAAGACGGAAAGAGAATAGCTCTTGGTCAAGCAACGTATCTTTATTTAAAAGACTGA
- a CDS encoding FAD-dependent oxidoreductase, whose amino-acid sequence MKNLYDVIIVGAGPAGLSSAICLADHGLKPLVLERGSYPGSKNMFGGVIYGRILEKLIPNFWETAPIERFVSRRRITFLSNNGATTFAHYNSDFLIPPHNGFTVLRPKFDKWLADIAEQRGAEVVCAITVSDVVKNDECIKLILDNGREEVCARVVVAADGVNSVVGRKCGLRSDFDSFNVAVGVKETLYLPKKEIEKRFNLQDKEGHANEFVGHSLDGLVGGGFLYTNEDSISIGIIAQIASLKEKGLSPGHVLESFKGHSYIASFIRGAQTSEYSAHLIPELDYDSLPSLYGDRLLLTGDAAGFVLNTGYNLEGVNYAIGSGIAAAKSVIHALGKGDFSKKTLSVYKKHLGEHNILSDLKSFRYAGHFISNKRLHKDYPELLNNVTTSLFAVTGDSKKKIKHHIHEEIKKIGYANIVKDFISAIRGVL is encoded by the coding sequence ATGAAAAATCTATATGATGTGATTATTGTCGGGGCTGGACCTGCTGGTCTGTCTTCCGCCATATGTTTGGCTGATCATGGGTTAAAGCCTTTGGTTCTTGAGCGTGGTTCTTATCCCGGATCGAAAAATATGTTTGGCGGCGTTATTTATGGAAGAATTCTGGAGAAACTAATTCCGAATTTTTGGGAGACTGCCCCAATTGAACGTTTTGTGAGTCGGCGGAGAATTACCTTTCTGTCAAACAACGGTGCCACAACTTTTGCGCACTATAACAGTGATTTTTTAATTCCACCGCACAATGGATTTACGGTTCTTCGACCTAAATTTGATAAGTGGTTGGCAGATATTGCCGAACAACGTGGAGCCGAAGTGGTGTGTGCTATAACGGTCTCGGACGTTGTGAAAAATGACGAGTGTATAAAACTTATATTGGATAATGGGCGTGAAGAAGTTTGCGCAAGAGTTGTTGTAGCTGCGGATGGTGTGAACTCTGTTGTCGGAAGAAAATGTGGTTTACGGAGTGATTTTGATAGCTTTAATGTCGCAGTTGGGGTGAAAGAGACGCTCTACCTCCCCAAAAAAGAGATTGAAAAGAGATTTAATCTTCAGGACAAAGAAGGCCACGCAAATGAGTTTGTTGGTCACTCATTAGATGGATTGGTTGGCGGTGGTTTTTTGTATACAAATGAAGACTCGATATCGATCGGGATTATAGCTCAAATCGCTTCACTTAAAGAAAAGGGTTTATCCCCTGGCCATGTTTTGGAGTCTTTCAAGGGGCACAGTTACATCGCCTCCTTTATTCGAGGTGCGCAGACATCAGAATACTCAGCACATCTAATCCCGGAGCTTGATTATGATTCTCTTCCAAGTTTGTATGGTGATCGGTTGTTGCTTACGGGTGATGCTGCAGGCTTTGTTCTCAACACTGGATATAACCTAGAGGGGGTTAATTACGCCATAGGTTCTGGAATTGCCGCTGCAAAGTCTGTAATTCATGCATTGGGCAAAGGGGATTTTTCTAAGAAAACACTGTCAGTCTATAAGAAACATTTGGGCGAACATAATATTTTGTCGGACTTGAAGTCGTTCAGATATGCTGGACATTTTATCAGTAACAAGAGGCTTCATAAAGACTACCCTGAATTGCTTAACAATGTCACAACTAGTCTGTTCGCAGTTACAGGTGATTCAAAGAAAAAAATAAAGCACCACATTCATGAAGAAATTAAGAAAATTGGATACGCAAATATAGTCAAAGATTTTATAAGTGCTATTAGAGGGGTTCTGTAA
- a CDS encoding FMN-binding protein → MCYPILERMSSVNVLISQDGQLLIPAGYMHITEIDIIYNNKILITLGSSKVTGLHGEGAGFLIKGTAAFITSGPDYDFLKSEFSWLPATLAVTIDSATQT, encoded by the coding sequence ATGTGTTATCCGATCTTAGAGCGGATGTCATCCGTAAATGTGTTAATTTCACAAGATGGACAATTGTTAATTCCAGCCGGATATATGCATATAACCGAAATTGATATTATCTACAACAATAAAATACTGATTACTTTAGGTAGTAGCAAGGTGACGGGCTTACATGGTGAAGGTGCTGGATTTCTGATTAAAGGAACTGCGGCTTTTATCACATCTGGGCCAGATTATGATTTTCTGAAATCTGAATTCAGTTGGCTCCCTGCCACATTGGCGGTCACGATAGATTCTGCGACTCAAACTTAG
- a CDS encoding nuclear transport factor 2 family protein: MTSKDLEARVTALEEIEKIKKLRYTYCYLCDEYRMDDVVNLFARGAKADFHEFGQYDGNAEIARFYKEIIPEAMTFFVHMVSNPIIDIIDSDHAEGKWYADVPATLSGEARWMCGRYEEKYIKEDGVWKFSEMKFFWLYETPFDKGWVKERMKL, encoded by the coding sequence ATGACTTCAAAAGATCTTGAAGCAAGAGTCACTGCATTGGAGGAAATTGAGAAGATTAAAAAGTTGAGATACACATATTGTTATTTGTGTGATGAGTACCGTATGGATGATGTTGTGAACCTGTTTGCTCGCGGTGCGAAGGCGGACTTCCATGAGTTTGGACAGTACGATGGAAATGCTGAAATCGCAAGGTTCTATAAAGAGATTATTCCTGAGGCAATGACTTTCTTTGTTCACATGGTCAGTAATCCAATTATTGATATCATCGATAGTGATCATGCTGAAGGGAAATGGTATGCAGATGTGCCTGCAACATTGTCTGGAGAGGCGAGATGGATGTGCGGCCGCTATGAGGAAAAATATATTAAAGAAGATGGGGTGTGGAAGTTCAGCGAAATGAAATTCTTCTGGCTGTACGAGACACCTTTTGACAAGGGGTGGGTTAAAGAAAGAATGAAACTATAA
- a CDS encoding PaaI family thioesterase — protein sequence MIDKAEMRTNNINYKFSVNRIFYEADFISLLGIKLEDVDVGRCDTSLEIANIHRQHLGRVHGGVLVTLSGHAATGAATSLIRDTQDVVSVEFKINILRSTESGYLFCRGRVIKPGGTLIICEAEVFAGTDITGKLVAKSTFTFMVIDKIGEFNLQVHQRSLS from the coding sequence TTGATTGATAAGGCAGAGATGAGAACAAATAATATTAATTATAAATTTTCTGTTAATAGAATTTTTTATGAAGCGGACTTTATTTCACTTCTTGGCATAAAGCTAGAAGATGTTGATGTGGGAAGATGTGATACTTCCCTGGAGATTGCCAATATACACAGGCAGCATTTGGGAAGAGTGCATGGTGGAGTACTTGTGACATTATCTGGACATGCAGCTACAGGGGCAGCTACTTCACTTATCCGAGATACTCAGGATGTAGTTTCAGTAGAATTTAAGATTAATATTCTTCGTTCCACTGAAAGCGGATATTTGTTTTGCCGCGGAAGAGTGATTAAGCCTGGTGGCACATTGATTATTTGTGAGGCGGAAGTTTTTGCTGGTACAGATATAACGGGAAAACTTGTCGCAAAATCCACTTTCACCTTTATGGTCATTGATAAAATAGGCGAATTCAATTTGCAAGTGCACCAGAGATCGCTTTCATGA
- a CDS encoding oxidoreductase yields the protein MANLDHLFKPINIQGVEIRNRVLITAHVVQYAQPDGTPTERNINYLVERAKNGVGLICTEATYILKDRGRDFYNQLGLYDDKQIPMWKKLVDAVHKEGAKIAVQIFHPGRQGDTANTGVACEAPSAIPCPIMQEPTEEMTVARIKDVVQGFAKCAKRVKLAGADFVELHGAHGYLIEQFMSPYSNKRTDEYGGSFENRMRFVKEIYLACREEVGEDYPIGIRISADEFAEGGLGLTDTQEIAKFLEEMGFAYISVSAGTYSLTGLTMMLTTMEVPFAPLEYLAAGIKKAVKYTPVFTVNSIVDPVLADQILEKGSADMVGMTRAHLCDPEILKKAKEGNLDDIRACVRCNHGCIDHLFVDIPISCTQNPQAGREKELAIIPAPQKKKVVVVGGGPGGMTAARIAKLRGHEVVIFEKEKELGGWNRYAQMVPTREEFGGVTRWMIMQIEKLGIKVMLGQEATVDAILQEKPDAVIVASGSRLNVPPIRNIYDSAGNLQKNVVFGTDVLKGDVEVGNKVVIIGANDIGLEIGEFLGEKGKKVTVVDFEKAPSQEILGGVTWFNFLARIEEAGVEMVLGKAVTEIKENGVVIDRVGKAAPGLKEGADGSDPSFIEADTIVIGTGRKPNDSLFYDLHGKVKELSIIGDAQKPKITINAVRTGFEAALHI from the coding sequence ATGGCTAATCTAGATCATTTGTTTAAACCGATTAATATTCAAGGCGTGGAAATTCGAAACCGTGTTCTCATTACGGCACATGTAGTTCAGTATGCGCAGCCAGATGGTACGCCTACCGAAAGGAATATAAACTATCTAGTTGAGCGAGCTAAAAATGGTGTTGGGCTTATTTGCACTGAGGCAACGTACATTTTAAAAGATCGTGGCCGTGATTTTTATAATCAGCTTGGCCTTTATGATGACAAACAGATTCCTATGTGGAAAAAGCTTGTTGATGCAGTCCACAAGGAAGGGGCAAAAATCGCTGTCCAGATTTTTCATCCTGGACGTCAGGGCGATACTGCAAATACTGGTGTAGCTTGTGAGGCTCCGTCAGCAATCCCTTGTCCGATTATGCAGGAACCCACTGAGGAAATGACCGTTGCGAGAATAAAAGATGTTGTTCAGGGGTTTGCCAAATGTGCTAAACGGGTCAAACTGGCTGGCGCTGATTTTGTTGAATTACACGGGGCGCATGGATACCTCATAGAGCAGTTTATGTCACCCTACAGCAATAAACGAACCGATGAATACGGTGGAAGTTTTGAAAACCGGATGCGGTTTGTGAAGGAAATCTATCTGGCTTGTAGAGAAGAGGTCGGAGAAGATTATCCTATTGGTATTCGCATTAGTGCTGATGAGTTCGCAGAAGGAGGGCTTGGCCTCACGGACACTCAGGAAATCGCCAAATTCCTTGAGGAGATGGGTTTTGCATACATAAGCGTGTCTGCCGGTACGTACTCTCTCACGGGCTTAACAATGATGCTTACGACCATGGAAGTTCCCTTCGCTCCCCTAGAATATCTTGCGGCCGGTATTAAAAAAGCGGTTAAGTATACGCCTGTCTTTACGGTTAACTCCATTGTTGACCCTGTCCTTGCCGACCAGATCCTTGAAAAAGGAAGTGCCGATATGGTGGGCATGACCCGTGCTCATCTGTGCGATCCTGAGATCCTCAAAAAGGCTAAGGAAGGTAATCTTGATGACATCAGAGCCTGTGTTAGATGTAATCATGGATGTATCGATCACCTATTTGTCGATATCCCCATTTCTTGTACACAGAATCCTCAGGCGGGGAGAGAGAAAGAACTCGCCATTATACCGGCACCCCAGAAAAAGAAGGTTGTCGTTGTCGGGGGTGGCCCCGGGGGAATGACGGCTGCACGGATTGCGAAGTTGAGGGGGCATGAGGTTGTAATTTTTGAGAAGGAGAAAGAGCTGGGTGGCTGGAATCGTTATGCACAAATGGTTCCAACCCGCGAAGAATTTGGTGGTGTCACCCGTTGGATGATCATGCAGATCGAAAAACTCGGCATTAAAGTCATGCTGGGACAAGAGGCCACGGTGGATGCCATCCTTCAGGAGAAACCAGATGCGGTTATTGTGGCCAGCGGTTCACGCCTGAATGTTCCGCCGATTCGCAATATCTACGATTCTGCTGGAAATCTCCAGAAGAATGTTGTGTTCGGTACGGACGTGCTTAAGGGGGATGTCGAGGTTGGGAATAAGGTCGTTATCATTGGGGCCAATGATATCGGGTTGGAGATCGGCGAGTTCCTTGGGGAGAAAGGAAAAAAAGTAACTGTCGTCGATTTTGAAAAAGCTCCCTCGCAGGAGATACTCGGGGGTGTAACATGGTTTAACTTCCTTGCAAGGATTGAGGAAGCCGGCGTAGAAATGGTTCTTGGCAAAGCCGTTACCGAAATTAAAGAAAACGGAGTAGTTATTGACCGTGTAGGTAAGGCGGCTCCCGGATTGAAAGAAGGAGCTGATGGTTCCGATCCCTCCTTCATTGAGGCGGATACAATTGTGATTGGTACCGGTCGGAAACCTAATGATAGTTTGTTCTACGACCTGCATGGGAAGGTTAAGGAACTCAGTATTATTGGTGATGCCCAAAAGCCTAAAATTACCATTAACGCAGTAAGAACAGGTTTTGAAGCGGCCCTGCATATTTAG
- a CDS encoding MmgE/PrpD family protein codes for MGILSKEFAKFIKNLSIETTPPETVLFAKQLAMKTLAGMVAGSATPSARPVISYAKKVGHWSEDAGVYGSKFKCFIEYAILANGHFAHAAELEDDCFPSATSDVTVVPVVFPMAEHLKISGKVVVESLLAGFETMNRLGKFPITYRGITELPFFGILGAAASAAKVLDLTEEQIQNALGISIARAAGYLANVGTDAHYFESSMACRDGYFAAIMAKEGLTGTHDIEGWLKHLHGKELPYEEQLQDLGGRSRWFTHDFWIKKYPNCFLTHRQIDIVKALQQKHNIDPEKVEKVEVYVGDVDYRMCNRPELTDYESARFSFQHLLASVLVDGDLDFESFTDEMRDRPIVRKLRKKVDVILRKEDPLGAWMTGIADVRIFMSDGTVYKDTMEQSVGGSKSPLTTDQFIDLYRKYTRRFLKEPEIRKSADMIVDLENQKDILPLMSILTFGN; via the coding sequence ATGGGAATCTTATCAAAAGAATTTGCAAAATTCATCAAGAATCTATCCATTGAGACGACACCGCCTGAGACGGTTTTGTTCGCAAAGCAGTTGGCGATGAAGACACTGGCGGGCATGGTTGCCGGTTCTGCAACGCCGAGTGCTCGCCCTGTTATTTCCTATGCAAAGAAGGTTGGTCATTGGAGTGAAGATGCCGGGGTTTATGGCTCTAAATTCAAATGTTTTATTGAGTACGCTATTCTAGCCAACGGTCATTTTGCTCATGCTGCAGAGCTGGAGGATGATTGTTTCCCTTCAGCGACAAGTGATGTGACAGTTGTCCCAGTAGTATTCCCCATGGCCGAGCATTTGAAAATTTCTGGCAAGGTTGTTGTTGAGTCTCTTCTTGCTGGGTTTGAGACAATGAATCGTCTGGGTAAGTTTCCGATTACTTACCGGGGAATCACAGAATTGCCTTTTTTCGGGATTTTGGGTGCTGCTGCTTCTGCAGCTAAAGTCCTGGATCTAACTGAGGAACAGATTCAAAATGCTCTCGGCATTTCTATCGCTAGGGCTGCAGGATATCTTGCTAATGTTGGCACTGACGCCCATTATTTTGAGTCCTCAATGGCCTGTCGGGACGGTTATTTTGCAGCCATTATGGCGAAAGAGGGGTTAACGGGAACCCATGATATCGAAGGCTGGCTAAAGCATCTACACGGCAAGGAACTCCCGTACGAGGAGCAACTTCAGGATCTTGGAGGGAGGAGCCGTTGGTTTACCCACGATTTCTGGATTAAAAAATATCCCAACTGCTTTCTTACCCATCGTCAGATTGATATTGTTAAGGCGTTGCAACAGAAACATAATATTGACCCAGAGAAAGTTGAAAAAGTAGAGGTTTATGTCGGTGATGTAGACTATCGCATGTGTAATAGGCCTGAACTCACCGATTATGAGTCTGCAAGGTTCAGCTTTCAGCACCTTCTTGCGTCCGTTTTGGTTGATGGTGATCTTGATTTTGAAAGTTTTACTGATGAAATGCGGGATCGGCCAATAGTTAGAAAACTTCGCAAGAAGGTCGATGTCATTCTCAGAAAAGAAGATCCATTGGGAGCATGGATGACAGGGATTGCTGATGTCCGTATCTTTATGTCCGATGGCACGGTTTACAAAGATACAATGGAGCAATCGGTTGGTGGCTCGAAGAGCCCGTTGACGACTGACCAATTTATTGACCTTTACAGGAAATATACCCGCAGATTTTTGAAAGAACCGGAAATCCGCAAGTCAGCGGATATGATAGTTGACCTTGAAAATCAGAAGGATATTTTGCCTCTTATGTCCATTTTAACATTTGGGAACTAA
- a CDS encoding 4Fe-4S dicluster domain-containing protein — translation MNIAEEKIVFTAFNPDIKAHIVLNDEICISKCKERYCTFVCPASCFVYEEESSKVVFSFEGCLECGTCRISCEEGALDWNHPEGGYGVVFRLG, via the coding sequence ATGAATATCGCAGAAGAAAAAATAGTATTTACAGCATTTAATCCAGATATAAAGGCACACATTGTTTTGAACGATGAGATTTGTATCAGCAAGTGCAAAGAAAGGTACTGCACCTTCGTGTGCCCTGCTAGTTGTTTTGTATATGAGGAAGAGAGTAGCAAGGTCGTATTTTCGTTCGAAGGTTGCTTGGAATGTGGCACTTGTAGAATATCGTGCGAAGAAGGTGCTCTTGACTGGAATCATCCGGAAGGCGGTTATGGTGTTGTTTTTAGGCTTGGTTAA
- a CDS encoding DUF3870 domain-containing protein, translating into MRVGHGGLLSVCRSRLSTLPKTPSCPVLQTHLDVVHLELESTVNKEIGKSLEETNIWRSWMGNNTKNYETIMVSGYAPAPRGTAFQGLYGFLGVIMIVDVNSDIIVDVEFTFVTDVANSFFSQLLQGVDLKTDIDELSEVIRSKCWAPSTEALIACVKIARRRYFDTKKKYVAED; encoded by the coding sequence ATGCGTGTAGGACATGGTGGGCTCCTTTCGGTGTGTCGTTCTCGCCTTTCAACACTACCGAAAACCCCATCATGTCCTGTTTTGCAAACTCACCTCGATGTGGTGCACTTGGAACTAGAATCTACCGTCAATAAAGAGATCGGTAAAAGCTTGGAGGAAACAAATATTTGGAGGAGTTGGATGGGAAATAATACGAAAAATTACGAGACGATCATGGTTAGTGGATATGCACCAGCACCACGTGGAACGGCCTTTCAAGGTTTATATGGTTTTTTGGGCGTCATTATGATAGTTGATGTGAATTCTGATATTATTGTGGATGTTGAGTTTACATTTGTGACTGATGTGGCTAATTCATTTTTTAGCCAATTATTACAGGGAGTTGATCTGAAGACCGATATTGATGAATTAAGCGAAGTTATTAGGTCTAAATGTTGGGCGCCATCAACTGAAGCGCTTATCGCTTGCGTGAAAATTGCCAGAAGGCGTTATTTTGATACCAAGAAAAAATATGTTGCTGAGGATTGA
- a CDS encoding electron transfer flavoprotein subunit alpha/FixB family protein — MIKTILVGELNHRGELSDPTVEVVNFISELCKEDEFHVDAIFVSKCKEILEDIELPEFINRTYAIQDNDDSRKSFNLCVNALKNIAEENKATWLFFPQSIDLSQIALKYSIKNGANILNGIDEWEKDSSGSDFIFKKSILNKLFYSTHKVSPRDILVGVIGKNIFKDLLIKKKKKYHLEHISSHAVNKEYIVKEVISPRYDEIDISESEIVVGGGRGLEKQEYFDQILELAQTLGAGYGGTRVAVDYKWIDHERQIGRTGKKISPFLYVAVGVSGSTHHTFGVKAKYIVSINKDKSAPIFSISDMKVCADAKRFLPILTSKIQEAIKSQ, encoded by the coding sequence ATGATTAAAACCATTCTTGTTGGTGAATTGAATCACAGGGGCGAGTTGTCAGATCCAACAGTAGAAGTGGTGAATTTTATATCTGAATTATGTAAAGAGGATGAATTTCATGTGGACGCAATTTTTGTCAGCAAATGTAAAGAAATATTGGAAGATATAGAGCTCCCTGAATTTATAAACCGCACATATGCAATTCAAGATAACGATGACAGCAGAAAGAGTTTCAACCTTTGCGTTAATGCATTGAAAAATATTGCTGAAGAAAATAAAGCAACGTGGCTGTTTTTCCCACAATCAATTGATTTATCACAAATAGCCTTGAAATATAGTATTAAAAATGGTGCAAACATCCTTAACGGAATAGATGAGTGGGAGAAAGATAGCTCTGGCTCAGATTTTATATTTAAAAAAAGCATACTCAATAAACTTTTTTACAGTACACATAAAGTCAGCCCCAGAGACATATTGGTTGGAGTTATTGGAAAGAATATTTTCAAAGACCTCTTGATTAAGAAGAAAAAGAAATACCATTTGGAACATATTTCAAGCCATGCTGTAAACAAGGAATATATAGTTAAAGAGGTTATTTCTCCCCGTTACGACGAAATAGACATATCAGAGTCTGAGATTGTTGTCGGTGGGGGAAGAGGGCTGGAAAAGCAGGAATATTTCGATCAGATACTTGAGTTGGCACAAACTCTTGGTGCTGGTTATGGCGGTACCAGAGTCGCCGTTGATTATAAATGGATTGATCACGAGAGGCAAATAGGGCGAACTGGCAAAAAAATCAGTCCATTTTTGTATGTAGCAGTTGGGGTTTCAGGATCGACTCATCATACATTTGGAGTGAAGGCAAAATATATAGTGTCCATAAATAAAGATAAAAGTGCACCAATTTTTTCCATATCAGATATGAAGGTGTGCGCTGACGCTAAAAGATTTCTCCCAATTCTGACAAGCAAAATTCAAGAAGCCATAAAAAGTCAATGA
- a CDS encoding CaiB/BaiF CoA transferase family protein yields MGPLKGIKVIEFAGIGPGPFCAMMLADMGAEVIRIDRKGEKRFGRLDITSRGRRSIALDLKNQEGVKTALRLIEKADALLEGFRPSVMERLGLGPEQCFQVNPRLVYGRMTGWGQNGPLSHAAGHDINYIALTSALYSIGRPDSPPVPPLNLVGDFGGGAMMLAFGLVCGVLEAKTSGQGQVVDAAMTDGASALMTYMYGFKAAGKWNNSRGTNRLDGGAHFYDSYECSDGKYISIAAYETQFYALFLKTCGIDDPAFHAQLDVEKWPELKQKLTQMFKTKTREEWCALMEGTDICFAPVLDMDEAPEHPHNKVRKTFIEIDGVVQPAPAPKFSRTHPEIQGCPPFPGEHNEEVLSEWGFSEAEIENLHEGGAI; encoded by the coding sequence ATGGGACCGCTTAAGGGGATCAAAGTCATAGAATTCGCGGGGATTGGTCCAGGGCCCTTCTGTGCGATGATGCTGGCTGACATGGGTGCAGAGGTCATCCGTATTGACCGGAAGGGTGAAAAACGGTTTGGCCGGTTGGATATAACTTCCCGCGGGAGGCGATCCATAGCCTTAGACCTTAAGAACCAAGAAGGAGTCAAGACCGCCTTGCGGTTGATAGAGAAGGCCGATGCTCTGCTTGAAGGATTTCGCCCCAGCGTTATGGAGCGTCTTGGTCTTGGCCCTGAGCAGTGTTTTCAGGTTAATCCGAGACTTGTCTATGGACGTATGACTGGCTGGGGGCAAAACGGTCCCCTGTCCCACGCGGCGGGACATGACATAAATTATATAGCACTAACTAGTGCTCTTTATTCCATAGGCCGACCGGACAGTCCTCCGGTCCCTCCTTTGAATTTAGTGGGTGATTTTGGCGGCGGGGCGATGATGCTCGCCTTCGGTCTTGTGTGTGGTGTTTTGGAGGCTAAAACCTCAGGCCAAGGTCAGGTCGTAGATGCGGCTATGACTGATGGTGCTTCAGCTCTTATGACTTATATGTACGGATTTAAGGCCGCAGGAAAATGGAATAATTCACGAGGTACAAATAGACTTGATGGTGGCGCTCATTTTTATGACTCTTATGAATGTTCCGATGGCAAATACATAAGTATCGCTGCCTATGAGACGCAGTTTTATGCTTTGTTCCTTAAAACCTGCGGGATTGATGATCCTGCTTTTCATGCGCAATTGGACGTTGAAAAGTGGCCTGAGTTGAAACAGAAGCTGACACAAATGTTTAAAACCAAAACTCGAGAAGAGTGGTGTGCTCTTATGGAGGGAACAGACATTTGCTTTGCCCCAGTTTTGGATATGGACGAAGCACCAGAGCATCCACATAACAAGGTAAGAAAGACGTTCATTGAGATTGATGGGGTTGTACAACCCGCGCCGGCACCGAAATTTAGTCGAACGCATCCAGAGATCCAAGGGTGTCCGCCTTTCCCGGGAGAGCACAACGAGGAGGTTCTTTCCGAATGGGGATTTTCAGAGGCTGAAATAGAGAATCTCCACGAAGGTGGGGCAATATAG